A single genomic interval of Symphalangus syndactylus isolate Jambi chromosome 18, NHGRI_mSymSyn1-v2.1_pri, whole genome shotgun sequence harbors:
- the LOC134733624 gene encoding peptidyl-prolyl cis-trans isomerase A-like 4C: MVSSIVFFDITIDGKPSGRVSIKLCADKIPKTAEKFRALSTGEKFHYKSSCFHRIIPGFMCQGGDFTCHNGTGGKSLYGDKFDDENLILKHTGSGILSMANAGPNTNGSQVFICTAKTEWLDGKHVAFGKVKESVNIAEAMEHFGYRNGKTSKKITIADCGQFY, from the coding sequence ATGGTCAGCTCCATCGTGTTTTTTGACATCACCATTGACGGCAAGCCCTCGGGCCGCGTCTCCATCAAACTGTGTGCAGACAAGATTCCAAAGACAGCAGAAAAGTTTCGTGCTCTGAGCACTGGAGAGAAATTTCATTATAAGAGTTCCtgctttcacagaattattccaggGTTTATGTGTCAGGGTGGTGACTTCACATGCCATAATGGCACTGGTGGCAAGTCCCTCTATGGGGACAAATTTGATGATGAGAACCTCATCCTAAAGCATACAGGTTCTGGCATCTTGTCCATGGCAAATGCTGGACCCAACACAAATGGTTCCCAGGTTTTCATCTGCACTGCCAAGACTGAGTGGTTGGATGGCAAGCATGTGGCCTTTGGCAAGGTGAAAGAAAGCGTGAATATTGCGGAAGCCATGGAGCACTTTGGGTACAGGAATGGCAAGACCAGCAAGAAGATCACCATTGCTGACTGTGGACAATTCTACTGA